From the genome of Nicotiana sylvestris chromosome 2, ASM39365v2, whole genome shotgun sequence, one region includes:
- the LOC138886117 gene encoding uncharacterized protein: MWFTTTDCIRVAAREVLGVTKGSPGGHKGDWWWNGEVQGNVEAKKTTYLKLVESTNEEEKKTYRECYRKAKKEAKLAVTTAKNAAFGHLYEDLEGKGEDKRFSDGTHDADVEVKLDAQVIPKRASFKYLGSIIQGNREIDEDVAHRIGAG; encoded by the exons ATGTGGTTCACGACTACGGATTGCATTAGGGTAGCTGCTAGAGAGGTCTTAGGGGTCACGAAGGGCTCTCCTGGGGGTCACAAAggggactggtggtggaatggagAGGTTCAAGGTAATGTGGAAGCTAAGAAAACTACTTATTTGAAGCTAGTGGAAAGTACAAACGAGGAAGAAAAAAAGACTTATCGGGAGTGTTACAGAAAGGCAAAGAAAGAGGCAAAGTTAGCAGTTACGACGGCTAAGAACGCAGCGTTTGGTCATTTGTACGAGGATCTCGAGGGCAAAGGCGAGGACAAGAG GTTCAGTGATGGGACCCATGATGCAGACGTAGAGGTTAAGCTTGATGCTCAAGTTATTCCCAAGAGAGCGAGTTTTAAGTATCTCGGGTCTATTATCCAGGGCAATAGGGAGATTGACGAAGATGTCGCACATCGCATTGGAGCAGGATAG
- the LOC104240999 gene encoding uncharacterized protein, translated as MELISLRFSPFITTTGMLKSRDCNALSTRIYPLGSTKSKESASRGFRVTSALAETAVSIAVAATVVGAAATILVRRTKASEAIEAPPKICEDCGGSGICAECRGEGFVLKRMSDENSERARLMAKNAATRYTAGLPKKWSYCMKCNAARSCNSCGGSGKLN; from the exons ATGGAGCTCATCTCTTTACGCTTCTCGCCATTTATAACAA CAACCGGAATGTTGAAATCTAGAGATTGCAATGCGTTATCTACACGCATTTATCCTCTTGGTTCTACCAAGTCAAAAGAATCTGCTAGCAGAGGATTCAGAGTAACTTCTGCACTTGCAGAAACAGCAGTGTCTATTGCAGTTGCTGCCACAGTTGTGGGTGCTGCCGCAACTATTCTTGTAAGGAGAACTAAAGCTTCGGAAGCAATTGAG GCCCCGCCGAAAATCTGTGAAGACTGCGGTGGCTCTGGAATTTGTGCAGAATGCAGAGGGGAAGGATTTGTGCTAAAAAGGATGTCCGATGAAAATTCTGAGAGAGCAAGACTGATGGCAAAGAATGCAGCTACAAGATATACAGCAGG GCTTCCCAAAAAATGGAGCTACTGTATGAAATGCAACGCGGCTCGCTCCTGTAATTCATGTGGCGGCAGTGGGAAGTTGAACTAA